The Alnus glutinosa chromosome 1, dhAlnGlut1.1, whole genome shotgun sequence region GCCCGACTTTCATGTTACTCAATAAGCcatgactaaaaaaaaatgtttctctCTCTAGAGAAAAACCTCTGCCTTCTCTCTACCGAGAGTAAGGAAAAATTAGGTCACTaacctatttcattttttgtaattttttctttcttctgtgGAAATTTCTCCTTTGGTTCAACCAAATTATCAGTAATATTATCCTCTCTTATGAGATTTTCTTTCAACTGCGACTGAAATCCCTATCATTTTTTCTCCCCTCTTTTGGTTTCCACCTGAGGTTCTGTTTGAGTTTGCTTTCTGCTGATTTTGCGACGAGTGGTGACTCAAAGTTTCTTTGGCGGCTGTCTTGGGGCGAGAAACATCTTGGTACACACTTTGGGTTCTCTTGATTCTTTCCACCAGGTTTGAAATCCTCCTGATCCCTCTCTTTTCTTCCACTGGAATTTCTGGATTTGTTCGTTTAATCGGTATTTGGACTTGCTGAGGTGGCCTATGTGTTTCTGTTTTCGTCTTACACTGTATATTCTGGATTTTGCTTGTTTTGATTGGTATTTGGAGTTGCTGTGGTACATTGGATACTCTGGATTTTGTTTGTTTACTTGGTTTTTGGACTTGCTGTGGTGCCCTTTgtgttttctaattttgtcttaCATTGGTTATTCTGGTTTTCGTTTGGCCCTCTCGCCATGAAAATTCTCTCTTGGAATTGTCGAGGGTTGACCCGTCCCTCGGCTATTCGTAGCCTCCGGGCTATGATTAACAAACATTCTCCTGATGTTATTTTCCTCTCCGAAACTAAGACTTCTCATTCTGATGCTTGTCCTATATTACATCGTCTTGGTTTCTATTCTTTAGCGCATGTTTCCCCTGTTGGCTCTAAGGGTGGACTTCTGTTGGCCTGGCGAAGTGGAATTGACCTTTGATGTTTTGTAACCAATAAACATTCTATATCTGCTTGGTGTTACTCTGATCCTCCTAATAATCCTTGGATTTTATCTTGTGTGTATGGGCCTCCTTACAATAAGAACAATACGGATTTCTGGAAATCTCTTGCTAGTATTGGTTCTGACTACTCTGGCCTGTGGTTATGTATTGGAGATTTTAATCGCATCTTGGACCAAACAGAAAAATATGGGGGTTGgcctttttcttgttcttcaaatgACTTGTTTCGAGATTTTCTGAATTTGCATGGATTAGTTGATCTGGGATTTTCTGGTTCACCTTTTACTTGGTCTAATCATAGACATGGCAGAAATCTTATTCGGGAAAGACTAGATCGTGGTGTTGCTTCCACTAAATGGATTCatcttttctcttccttctcaGTTAGACATCTCATTGCCCATGCTTCGAATCATCACTTTTTGATCTTAAATACTGCCACTCCTAATTCCAATCTTCCCAAACCTTTTCGTTTTGAGGAATTTTGGAGTAAGGACCCTTCTTGTCATGATGTTATTTCCTCTGCTTGGAATCCCCATGTTGTGGGTTCTTCACCATTTATTCTTGCTAAGAAGTTGAAAGTCACCAAGATTGCTCTTAAGTTATGGAATTCTACTCATTTTGGAAATATATAGCAGCGTATTAGCTCTTTGACTTATCAGCTTGAAGCCATCCAGTGCTCTCTACATGATTCCAGCTGCCATAATGAGGAATGGGAGATTCATAACTCTCTGGATGAACTTTATCTACATGAAGAGACCCTTTGGCGAAATAAGTCTCGTGAAACTTGGCTCACTTGTAAAGATCTCAACATTAGATTCTTTCATACTTCAACTCTCATCAAAAGGCGGCGATCTTCCATTGATTTTCTGAAAACTTCTACAGGAGCATGGATCACTGATCGCAATACTATTGGGAACTGCTTCTCTTCCCTCTTCACCACATCCACACCACCCTGCCCGGATGAATTTCTCTCTCTGTTTGAGAATTCTATCTCCTTAGCAGAAAATAACACTCTTTGCTTCATCCCATCTGAATAGGAAATTTTTGATGCACTTTCAAGCATAGGATCTACAAAAGCACCAGGGCCAGATGGTTTCACTGCCCTTTTCTACAAAAAATATTGGAGTATTATTAAGGATGTTGTCCTTGGCAGTGTTTGGgattttttcatgaaaaatcaTCTTCTTAAGGAACAAAACCACACCTTCATTGCTCTTATTCCAAAACAATTGGGTCCTCCTACTGTCAACCATTTTCGACCAATTAGCCTTTGTAACATCATTTACAATATCATCTCTAAAATCCTGGCAAACCGTTTCAAAGTTCTTCTCCATCATTTCATTTCCCCTCTCCAATCCGCTTTTGTACCAACCAGAAATATTCAAGATAATACCATACTTGCCCATGAATTGCTCCACTCCATGAAAGCGAAAAGAGGTAGAGGTGGCCTCATGGCTATTAAATTAGATATGGAAAAAGCTTTTGACCGTATGGAATGGAGCTTTCTCTTTGCCATCTTAGAAAAAATGGGTTTTCGATCTACTTGGATAAATTGGATTCGTATCTGCATCACTTTGCCATCCTTTTCCATCCTCATAAATGGTAGCCCTTTTGGTCTCTTCAATCCAGCTCGTGGTCTtcgacaaggtgatcctctctCACCATTCCTATTTATTTTAGGAACGAAAGTATTCTCACGTCTACTTCAACGGCAATTTTCCCTTGGCTCTCTCAAAGGTATAAAAATGGCAAGGAATTGGTCCCCCATTACTCACCTCTTATTTGCAAATGATCTTCCTATATTTACAAAGGCCACCTCTTCTGAAGCCTCCACCATCAGGAATTGTTTTGACCTTTACTGCTGCTGGTCTGGTCAAGCTATTAATAGTGCTAAATCTTCGATTCTATTTAGCAAAAATACTTCACCTGCCTCCATCCATAGTATCACAGGCATCTTTCCGTTTAAAACTACTGCAGCAACAGCCAAGTATTTAGGACTTCCATTTATCATTggaaaatcaaaaaaagaggctTTTCAAGCTATTCTGGCAAGGGTTCACGGGAAAATTGATGGTTGGCGTGCCAAAACTCTATCACAAGCTGGCCGAACTGTGCTAATTAAGGCTACTGCATCCTCTATCCCTTCCTATACTATGAGTACTTTTCTGCTACCTAAGTCATTGTGTGCAACTCTGGATAAATGTTTCAAGGATTTTTGGTGGGGATTTCCAAAAGGGAAAACTCGAAACTTATCTCTCAAATCTTGGCGATCTATATGCATTCCCCGCCATCTTGGGGGTTTGGGCATTCAAAATATGTTTGATATCAACCTTGCTTTGATTACAAAGCTTGGATGGCAGCTCCTATCTAATCCTGATAGCTTTTGGGTCCAACAACTTAAGGCGAAATATTTAGCTTATGGTACCTTTCTATCTTCCCCAGAGTCCTCAAATGCTTCCTGGTTATGGAAAGGAATACTGCAATGCAAATCAACACTCGCTTCGGGAGCGTGCCTCCAGGTCTCCCTGAACTCTAATTTCCCTATTTGGACTACTGCTTGGATTCCCACTTTACCAAACTTTAGGCCACTCCCGAAGCATCCAGGTAACTGAGAGTTCCCTTCCCTGTTTATATTAGATCTCTTCCTCTCTGGAACCCATCACTGGAATGTCTCTACTATTTATTCCTTGTTTGATGAGTTTTCTGCTCAAGAAATTCTCAAACTTCACATTTACCCCTCCACTTTTCCAAAATATTTATGGACTCCTGCTCCATCAAGAAAATTTACAATAGGTTCAGCTTATAAATCTATCATGGCTCTAAATCATCCTGAGTTGGTGTCTACCTCATCTCAACCTTTTTGGAAAAGCCTCTGGAAACTAAACTTGAATGACAGGCTGAGACTTTTCTTGTGGAAAATTGCTTGGGATATCCTTCCTACAACTTCTAGAGTCAACTCCATATTACCTTCTCCAAATAGATTGCCAACATGCTCGCTTTGCAAATTAGGTGATGATTCCTTTCATCATCTTTTTTTCAACTGCATTTTTGCACGATTTGTTTGGAGGCACTCATTTTGGCCCCTGGATTCTTCAGCCTTTACCTTTATCTCACTGCAAAATTGGGTTCAGCAGATTATTTCTCCAGGGACTTTTCTCAATATCCTTTCATCAAATCATCACAAGTTTCAAATCTTTGCAGTAGTGGCTTGTGACCTTCTATGGTTTTATAGGAACAAATCTCATCATGAAGGAATTGCCATTGATATTCACCACATCTCCAAACATATCAATTTGACTACTTTGGAGCACTATAATACTTGGCATCCATCTTTCTCAATTGTTATAGAGATTAACAAATGGATACCTCCTAAACCACCATGGATTACAATCAACTTTGATACTGCAATCATAGATTCTTTCTCGATGCAAGCTGCAGTCTGTCGAAATTCCCAAGGTTGCATTCTTCATATGGTATCTCAGCTCTCCCCTCCTTGTCATCCAAACTATGGTGAAGCACTTGCTGCCAAATTAGCGGTTTCACTGGCGTCATCGCTACAACTAGATCACTTTATTCTGGAAAGTGACTCACAAGTTGTACTTTCAGCTCTTCAAAATCCTGCTGATTCTCAAGATTGGAAGATCTCTTCCCTAATTATGAGAACGTTAGGATCCATCCCAGCTTTTTCCtcttggaaagctaacaaaattgtaagaagtgcaaacttctgtgcccatTATGTGGCACATTGGGCCGCAACCAGATTCTTTTCTGGTAGCATTCCCATCTATCCCCCTCATTTCTTTGTTGTTCCTATTGTAAGTGGTAAAGACCTCCCCCTCTAGAGGTGGCAGGCTTCTTTCCACATAGTTTTgctttgttgtagttttgtttcaaagtatctataaaaattaaaaaaaaagaagaaaaaaaagaagaagtatatacttgaaaaaaaaaaaatagaaagaaagaaagaaagaacagagaGAAAAGCAAAAAGTATATTAAGGCCTCAATCTAGAAGGAAAAGCTGAACAATAGATATGGTCATTGacaatgaaaatcaaaattgtAAATTGAGAATTGCAAATTTTAGCCTTCTTCGAAATtctaaagtttttttctttcagtttaacaattcaaatcaattgttttttgaaaatttctcattctaaaaaaatttcaagtatgTAATCAAACTTTAGTTTTGATTAAGCTTTTAAAGTTAGATTgctcaattaaattaattgttattaatttatatagttTTTCTTACATATATTagttgtatgaaatatataattgtagttacttGAAATTATGAAGAACAGCAATGATTCTATTATGGtccaatcaaattctaaatgaAGTCGTACCGAGGtaaatttaacaaatataaaaacatatctttgcttaagattttttttattattgttttttttattaccatCCTAGTGATAGAAACTAAATTTGAATGACAtatctacaaaataaaataataataataataaatcttgTCAACCAATTATGAAGACTCGTCGAAGATAATTGAATAAAGTAAAAGGTTAGAAGTCTTGTCAGATCCTTTTGGCTTAAAGAATGGGGGGTCTTGTCCTTTATTTTCAAGCTGTAAGCCCTATGGTTGTTTGCAATATtaatgatagcacatgctatttgttcaaaaaaaaaaaaaaagaaaagaaagtaaaaggtTAGGAGTGACAGAATAAATTGTatgttacatttatatattttaaacaataagtgaattttttagttatatttttcaatatttctaatcaattattgttaaactttagttttttttgttctttcttaaaaatgtataaaaaaatctTGAACCCCCTTAACAAAAATTTAGGCTCCGTCACTGTTCACAGTGGTTGTTGCTTTTTCTATTTGGGGCTCGTCACATACCCCATTTGCCATTGATTATCTCTTTGTGCGACTCTTAGAATGGccggcttttttatttttattttttggatccATTGtctactctttctttcttttcttgtgttGCCTTTTTAGTTTGAATTTTGTTGTTAAATAGCTCATTCCGTTTCCATTTTTTGGATCTCTGGTatatatctctttttttttcattattgactatatatatatatatacccattgGGTGGAATTCGATCCCCTAAGCACCCAATCCGAAGATTTGGTCGAATCATGTGATTCATGTTGTGATACCTACCAACCCTCCCTATCACAATCTATTGACATGCATAATTATGAAAAATGCCAAAAGCTCATAACCATCTCAAGGCTGAGTTGAAGATATGAATTATTTCAACAACTAGTAATACTTAAAGGTTCTGACTGCCTAAAATCCTTATCAATCAACATTTAACTATTAAAATATGATCTTTCTGGTAAATATTTAATGAATGAAAGGACCCTCCCTCAGCACgggaaatataaaaaaagaaataaaaaggaaagaaagcaACCTTCATCTTTTTCACAACTGCTATCAATTACAAAGTGTATATTCGTAATTCGCGCATCACATTCATCTATCTTGTCGAGACAATAATGCATGTCTACAAActgatttttaattaatttatttttttcaaactgagttttaattaattaattaattaattattttaaaacttaaatgaTAAGTTAGTAGCGCATATCTTTTTCCCGTACCTTTTTGGGGCAACAGCAAAGAGAAGATAATGCGTggaataaaataatgatttgtTCATAAAGCTACATCAAGCTTCTCAACACGgccaaagaacaaagaaaaagtatgcatattttatatttatttctttgagtTAGACAAgcattaatttatattcttgaaaagaaaagggaaagcaTTATTGTGAGTTACAGCGCATACACTCgggttaatataattaataattctaGGAAAAAGGAAATTATTACAACCATACACTTGGCCTAACATGCTCCATTATATGGACAACCACGTTTTCATATATATCAACAAATATGCACATACATTTAGATAGATCTACATGACTGCGATTGCAATCTACAGCCCCAACCCAAACGCTTTGAACGTCTTGATCGATCGTGAACCAGTTAAGCACCAACGGCCGTGATTGCGATAATAGAATCAATCTCGCCTTTCGTACGGCTGATCCTTTGATCACCACCATCCATTCCGCTTACCCATAGTTCCGGAATTCCTTGTGCCAAGCTGTGGACAGTCTCCAATGCGTAGTCGGCTTCTTTGCTTTTCACGGTCTTTCCAACCTTcacgaaataataataataaaattaatcaaGGGCAATTAAtacattatttaatatattgtgggctccatatatatttaattaatccTTGCATTAATTGCAACACTTCTTATCATTTGGCCTCAAGTAAGTAagacattaattaattgtttcatTCGATGTGACGTCTGAGACGAGACAATCTTTGACACGTTGGGTGCCGGTGGACTTTAGTCCTTAACAATCGATTTTTTGTTTCCCTAAGCatgtttaataaattaaaccGATTTAATTTATGTTTCGGACGAAACGTGGAATTACCAGAACGGTTCGGAGACCCAAGGCTTTTCCAGCAGCGACGTTACGGACGTTGTCGTCGAGAAACAACTGCTCAAAAGAAAAGGGCACAGACATCGTTAACCGGGCTATACTATAATGGAAAATGAAACGACTTTACTAGAATCTATAGTGTGTAATTCGCGGGGGTACCGTTCGCCGAGGATCAACGTCAGCAGCATCCAGCGCGATCTTCATGGCGTCCATCGACGGCTTCAGAAGCACCGGGAACTCGTCGGGCCGGGTTGACCTCGAGAGGTTCGGGTTCATGGTCTCGAAGCATATGATTTGCTCAAAGCAGTCTTTTAATCCGAGCCTATCCAACACCTTAACCGCGTGATTCCGGTCCGAGTTCGTGAATATCTGAAATAAACTCATTAGTTAAAGATTAAATTCAATGTACgagaattaattaaaaaattgggtCCAATCGAGGTTAATTTTGAGCTTACGATTTTTCTTTGAGTAATGCTACGCAAGAGGTTTCGTAGATGAGCATCCGGTTTGATCAAATCATAGGGTAGTCTCCCGTGTACGAAACTGTGGTCAATAAAGCGGACGAGAAAGAGAAAGCAAATTTCGATTAGTTCAACTCAACGACTAGAATTTCTATTGAAAGTTAAAATGGGTGATTAGAGGAATAAGACTCTCTCTCTGTGGCTCTGCTAACCTGTGGTAATCATCAGCGTCGATGTCATAGCCTACTGCCTGTGACAAATACAGAGATTGCTCAGAAGAAAATCGCAGGCAGAGCAAATTGCCagctaaaaagaaaaacccattttgattttcctttcttttttttttttttcggagaGTTTAAAGGCTGAATTACCCGCAAACCAGCTAGGGAGCTGCCGTGTGTTTTGAAAAGCTCAGCTCGGAGAGTCGAGGCCTTGCTCTCTGGGAATCCGCATTTCTCCACAAGGAAATctgcaaaaagaaattaaagatgaTCAATATCTAAGATTGCAATGAATTAATTAAATGTGATGAATATATGAAATTTCGTACCATCGATGTTTTTCCTGAGAGCTTCGGCAATTCCAGTCTTGGAAGAGTACAGAGTGTCATCCAAATCTGTCTCAAAGAAGCCCAAACAACAGTCAGACAATATTTTCATAGAAAAccagaaaacaagaaagagatTTGTGAGAGAGTTACCGAAGATGAGGCAATCGAAAGGAGAAGTAGAATCGATAAGGGAATTACTGCAGGAATCCATGGCTTGAGGAAGAGAGAGTGGAGAAGTGACGCGAGAGAGTTAATAATCAGAGTTGGGCGAAAATGGACGGGTTTTGAAATGGTGGAGAGAACAGGTATTTATagcagagggagagagagagagggagagacgtGGACGGATAAGATGTTGCTGACTCAGAcaggcttgagagagagagattgggagcCGAGTAGATTGTGGGCCCCACACGCCAGATCcggaccattttttttttctgttagaCGAGAATGCCCCTGGCCCAAAACCCACCAAACAAAATAGGAGGTGTCAGCTACTTATTTCcttgattttaaattttaatgtttTGCAATAATGctatttttattgtcttttgtaggcatattaaattattttgaatcAATTACGGATatatttgttaatgattttgacgtgttttaattttattttatataatacaAAGTTGTAAAGCGTTTTTGGTGGAGTTtatatatgagatttttttttttgtcgttgGTTTacttaagaaaattatttagcaaatttattgaaaatgcGACCTGTAATTAGATATtgacatattatttaaatacgcACTAAACATTAAACCTGAAATATTGAAATCACcagattttatataaaaaaacaaaaccaatgaCAAAGGAGCacctttttagttttctttcatAGCAAAAGACCAGCACCCTCGTTGGATCTGCCCAAAAAAACTGAGGAAAGATAAAATCAAGGAAAAAAGACAACCACCTAATCGTCGGAACCCACAgaagcccctctctctctctctccaacaaaACAAACAATTCCGAACAAAGATGAACCAAAAGTTGGCGTGGCATACGATGTCATCGTTTCGAACAGAGGTGAACCATAACAAAGATGACATCATTCCGAACAAGGGCGAATTGGTACTTGACGTCGATAGAGATGCTTTGAACAAGGATGAACCGGAACCAACAGAAAAATTCTATTGAAAATTGTCCTAAATCCAAAACAGTATTAATGTAACAATTCAGTCCATACTGAGAATTTGCATAGCCCATATAGAAAATGAGTAATTTATAAGAGATATTAATTGGCTAATTATTTTAGAATAATAGCGCATATGTGACTAACACTCTTTTATGATCGTTACAACTATCGAAGAATTTCAGAATctaacaatatttttattttattttattttttcagaaaaagtTGGTCAATACCTGAAGtaataaaatcacatttttttcttaaattattttaaacttgTTTTTTTAAGTTACGCAATCCTTTTATTAAcgtaaaaattaataattattgtaTTCAACGGTTACAAAATCAAGAATACAAAATGGCCCTCTATATGAACTCTTCATATGACCTCCATTTGTCgttttgtttaatttaaaaGAGGAGTGATACGCGTGCACACTTTTATTGTAGAAAAaccattttccaattttaaatCTTGTCTTCCAAGTTAATAATATATGAGTAGATATTTTTGTTGGCTCCTTTAGATAGTGGGAAAATTCCTGACACCAATAAGTACAAAATAATGTCGTGACAGTTGGAAGCACACATTTCAATAACAACGTGTTCCACACCAAAACACGAGTAACGTCGTAAAATTGATTATTCAATGTTGTGTGCCACAGCCTACCAGCgcgtataaaaaaataaaaataaataagcaaaaaaaaaaaaaaagaaaaaaaaaaagaaagaaaataagggcTGTTGTTGGGAGGGGTAAAATTCAGGGTGTTGCCCAATTTGGGGTTTGGCCCACTTGGGCTATCCTCCCTAATAGTTTCTTTTGGCGAAATCTTTTGAGACAACACGCTATGAACTTCTTGTTCATGGGAAGGGATATTCTGGTAATAATTTAATTACAACAATAATCCTGACCTAGTTGAGATCTTGGCTAATTTGGAAAAGATGAATATTAAAGGAAAACTAAATGGGGTAGCTGGCCATACTTAGAAAGGAGGAAAAATCCTCATAAATGTTTCGTTAGGCTTTTAAGGAAAGGTttgcaaaattgaaaattaaaattttcaaaaatatgtttATCTATTTAGGCCCAATCTAATAGGCTCACATACATTGAAAACCCAGAACACTGGGCCTAACTAAGGCCCAATATCCTCTAAACTACGGGTGTTACGCTGGTTGTCACTTGTCAGTTGTCACACAAAAAatggaaggttttttttttttttttttttttttttttttttttttttttccgactTTTTATAGGAATGCTCTGTTTCGATGAAGCTAATATAAGCTACAATTGTCAAAACTTCTGAAgagaaaatcacaaacaaaagACCCACCATTACCATTATATCAAACCTTTCAAGTAAGTACACTtgcagaaaggaaaaaagaagaagaagaagaagggggaatagaaatatagataaaataaaCCCAAGATTGTGTTCACTTGCGCGCAGTACTCTGATGTTTCACTGTGCTTTGGTATAGGGCCACCCTTCTGCTCCATTTGTCATCCTTGAGTATTTCTATGGGCGCTGCCATGGCCATATATGAACCTTGCTGTTCCTTCTGTGTACACATGAGTCTCGTTGTCCAGCCTGCCAAATGGTTAATCTCTCAAATCAGTAACGTTTCTGTTTCAAGTATCCAGAACAAAGTCAAACACAAAATCAGCCTTACGAGTTCCTCACGGCTTTGCTCAAGGTGGATGCTGATGAAAATGTTTTCCCATCGAGATATCTGTTCTCCCCTTTGATCCTATGCTTCATCCTGACGTCCAACTCATCAGCGCTCACCACAAAAGGAGTATCAGAAGCCTGCCAttttcaacaattcttagtccaccaaattattttttatttatttatttattttcactattgtattatatatatacaaggtatTGATT contains the following coding sequences:
- the LOC133858947 gene encoding uncharacterized protein LOC133858947, producing MDSCSNSLIDSTSPFDCLIFDLDDTLYSSKTGIAEALRKNIDDFLVEKCGFPESKASTLRAELFKTHGSSLAGLRAVGYDIDADDYHSFVHGRLPYDLIKPDAHLRNLLRSITQRKIIFTNSDRNHAVKVLDRLGLKDCFEQIICFETMNPNLSRSTRPDEFPVLLKPSMDAMKIALDAADVDPRRTLFLDDNVRNVAAGKALGLRTVLVGKTVKSKEADYALETVHSLAQGIPELWVSGMDGGDQRISRTKGEIDSIIAITAVGA